One genomic segment of Nonomuraea coxensis DSM 45129 includes these proteins:
- a CDS encoding hybrid non-ribosomal peptide synthetase/type I polyketide synthase, with the protein MTLSDQQRRLLDALREKKRRQAAPPRPARLPMSFTQLRSWYLDRMAPGAAHYLIPLAFRIEGPLDRDRLHRALNALVARHESLRTTFAMDADGPYQVVADELTIELGEAEDGSPMDLTTGPLIRASLVREAPERHVLRLTLHHVVADAWSLDVLRRELSLLHAGEEPPPLPRQYPDYAIWQRDQDHSADLEFWRGRLAGAPPLSELPADLPRPPVQTYAGAELPFTLDLPREEFRGYCRSLGATPYMVLFAAYLVVLSRRSGQQDLVVGTPVANRERTEFEGLIGFFTNTLAVRADLSGEPSFAEVVARVREAVLDAHDHQGLPFERLVEELNPERRLDHSPVFQTMFSLLPEATAELELDGLTVTPLEVPERTAKFDLTVAVRETLDGLVEYNTDLYRPETVRRLVAELRQVLAAAMGLPGGAEPPAGPPRHEIARLVTEAWREALGSDAFGPDDNFFDVGGHSLLVLQVHERLRERFELTVTDLFRYPTVASLAAYLSPGGDTPAEPQAKAAAPASGALAVVGLACRFPGADGPEEFWAAIRDGVEAVRDFTDEELLADGEDPDRLADPAYVRSGTVLDGIDLFDATLFDFTPREAEILDPQQRLFLETAWEALEDAGCDPARHPGRIGVFAGSAMSAYLIENLLAAPDVLQAVGEYQIMLSNDKDSLPTRTSYKLDLRGPSVSVNTACSTSLVALHLARQSLVSGECDLALAGAVRVNAWTRRGYLYRSGGIGSPDGHCRPFDAAAQGTIGSGGVGVVVLKRLEDAVAAGDVIHAVVRGSAVNNDGTRKIGYTAPAVDGQAEVIAAALASGGVDPATIGYVEAHGTGTALGDPIEVAALTQVFGGTGRPIALGSVKSNIGHADAAAGMAGLIKTVMALKHRTLPPSATFATPNPRIDFGPFYVPTEGAEWQRGPGPRRAGVSSFGMGGTNAHVVLEEAPPARPAQPAPGPHLLPLSAATGTALTAAADRLRAHLRARPGLELGDVAATLRHGRRQLRHRGFLVAEDRAAALDAELVTGEARPRDVAFVFPGQGAQRRGMGGGLYRSERAFREAVDECARLLEPYLGLDLRQALYGETGDLDETWLTQPALFVTEYALARTLIARGARPAMMAGHSIGEYVAACLSGVLSLPDALRLVAARGRLVQSLPPGAMLAVPLPESEVGGLLDLGVSLAAVNAPESCVLAGPAEAVEEAGRLLAGRGVTGRVLRTSHAFHSAMLDPVLDAFAAEVAAVRLNAPGVPYLSNVTGGWVSAAEATDPGYWVRHLRETVRFADCAAALVEADAAVVEAGPGRTLATLLRRQGGRVALAPFARPEAGQAALLDGVGRLWTAGAEIDWAAFGPAGRRAALPGYPFERRRYWIAPRTRRHAAGRGEGEAAPTTRQEIAAGALPGAVAGALPSAVAEGGPVAGADPVAAAWQDVLGLAPAGPDDDFFELGGDSLVATQLAARLGVPIEAVFEHPTLGGQRALVASGRQAAIPVAREPGPAPVSFVQRRMWFIDQVHGSAAYAVATALDLRGDLDVTRLRGALRELVRRHESLRTVFEAPDGEPVQVVLPAGDVPLPVEECAEIEPALRAAAAEPFDLQRGPLFRARLLRTAKDRHVLALTFHHIVVDGWSIALLRSELAALYNGERPPEPRLGYRDFARWQREQSPDLAFWRERLRGAPHSLDLPTDRPRPPTQTFAGAVATHVLPAGLADGLRRLGQERGATLYMTLLAGLHALLFRYSGQEDVCVGSPAAGRTRPEFEGVAGCFINTLVMRARMDGDLPYTKLLAQVREYALGAYAHQDVPFEQLVEKLNPPRDLSRNPLFQVLFNLLNLPRSDLRMDGLEAAELAVETGTAQVDLVLYVYERDDELLCRLEYNTALYDAGTAERLLRHYETLLSSVVAAPDAPLSGLALLTGEELAEQLGGDDAEVPDVCIHELVEAQADRTPDAVAVVFEGVALTYRELEERANRTAWRLRAAGAGPETLVGVALERSATMLVTLLGVLKAGAAYVPLDPMYPQERQDYILDHSGIGVLVTERELAGRYTGFRGELVLADDGFPGESADRPPALARRENACYVLYTSGSTGRPKGVRVQHSSVVNFLLSMGREPGLSAADTLLAVTTFAFDISVLELFLPLSVGGRVLIAGREAAYDPARLAALLEEATVMQATPATWRLLLSAGWPGSPGLKALCGGEALPPDLAADLRGRVGELWNMYGPTETTIWSTLTRVDDGPITIGHPIANTRVHLLDAAMQLVPAGVVGELYIGGSGLARDYLHQPELTAERFVRDPFGPPGARLYRTGDLARRRADGSIEFLGRADGQVKVRGYRIELGEIESLLLAHPAVREAAVVVRGADEDKSIAAYLAADGEHDWREHLRRKLPDYMIPSAFVLLDALPLTPNGKVDRKALPEPVGRVRPEGAAPRTPVEARLAELWSAVLGVARIGIDDDFFALGGDSFKAVRAVRESGIRAGVLDLFKNPTIRAFAALDGGDGASGGGGLLHELTPPRVAATLTLVAVPFAGGGAITYQPLAAAMPEHVTMLALEPPGHDTGNPGEPLLPFHELVEGCVKEIKERVEGPVALYGHCMGGALTVALARRLEEEGADLVKVFIGGHFPAPRLPGRAFAWARRVFPMERWTSKRRALEFLRAMGFFTEALDRRERDFLMGVFLHDTQEGEDYYTELYQEPVEKLRAPLVCVVGANDRATELFEERFREWEVFSGAVSLEVIPEAGHYFQKHQAAELATIIDGHVTGGGDGDGERPAPVPLPPPPRGEPSLRTFFAVATGQLVSLIGTGLTTFGLGLWVYQQTRSISMFAIVSVMALLPAVVLAPIAGAVADRWNRRTVMIVADSAAGCGTVALATLLWSGSLQLWHVYVIVAVGAVATAFHQPAYMAAVAQLVPKRYYGRANGLAQLGQAAGTVLAPLLGGALVAVLGLKGIVVIDLTTFTFAVVVTLSVRFPDALFKKREEPFWREVTGGWRYITRRRGLLAIILFTSFLNLPFAMVEVLATPLLLSLTDTRGLGVALSMTGIGLVTGSVVMTVTGGLARRTHGILASFVGLGAAFALIGVAPHPALPGAGLFLVGLLTALLNAHWFSIVQQKVGLDLQGRVIATNLMLSWALVPAGFLLAGPLVEHVFNPVAGAAQGRGIGLLMLVAGAVTVLIGLAAFRYRPVRRLEDDLPDAIPDGVVVADKDLIQRQADSRLAG; encoded by the coding sequence ATGACCCTGTCTGACCAGCAGCGCAGGCTCCTGGACGCGTTACGCGAGAAGAAGCGGCGGCAGGCCGCGCCGCCGAGACCGGCCCGCCTGCCGATGTCCTTCACCCAGCTCCGCTCGTGGTACCTGGACAGGATGGCGCCCGGCGCGGCCCACTACCTGATCCCGCTGGCCTTCCGCATCGAGGGCCCGCTCGACCGCGACCGGCTGCACCGGGCGCTGAACGCCCTCGTGGCCAGGCACGAGAGCCTGCGCACCACGTTCGCGATGGACGCGGACGGGCCGTACCAGGTCGTCGCGGACGAGCTGACGATCGAGCTCGGCGAGGCCGAGGACGGCTCGCCGATGGACCTGACCACCGGCCCGCTGATCCGCGCGAGCCTGGTGCGTGAGGCGCCGGAGCGGCACGTCCTGCGCCTCACGCTGCACCACGTCGTCGCCGACGCCTGGTCGCTGGACGTGCTGCGGCGCGAGCTGAGCCTGCTCCACGCCGGCGAGGAGCCGCCGCCGCTGCCCCGGCAGTACCCGGACTACGCGATCTGGCAGCGGGACCAGGACCACTCCGCCGACCTGGAGTTCTGGCGCGGGCGGCTGGCGGGCGCGCCGCCGCTCAGCGAACTGCCCGCCGACCTGCCGCGGCCCCCGGTGCAGACGTACGCGGGCGCCGAGCTGCCCTTCACGCTCGACCTGCCGCGCGAGGAGTTCCGCGGCTACTGCAGGAGCCTCGGCGCGACGCCGTACATGGTGCTGTTCGCGGCCTACCTGGTGGTGCTCTCCCGGCGCTCGGGCCAGCAGGACCTGGTGGTCGGCACGCCCGTCGCGAACCGGGAGAGGACCGAGTTCGAGGGCCTGATCGGGTTCTTCACCAACACCCTGGCCGTGCGGGCCGACCTGTCGGGCGAGCCGTCGTTCGCCGAGGTCGTGGCGCGGGTCAGGGAGGCGGTGCTGGACGCCCACGACCATCAGGGGCTGCCGTTCGAGCGGCTGGTGGAGGAGCTGAACCCGGAGCGCCGCCTGGACCACAGCCCCGTGTTCCAGACGATGTTCAGCCTGCTGCCCGAGGCCACGGCCGAGCTGGAGCTGGACGGGCTGACCGTCACGCCGCTGGAGGTGCCCGAGCGCACCGCCAAGTTCGACCTGACGGTGGCCGTGCGCGAGACGCTGGACGGGCTGGTCGAGTACAACACCGACCTCTACCGGCCGGAGACCGTCCGCCGCCTGGTGGCCGAGCTGCGCCAGGTGCTCGCCGCCGCCATGGGCCTGCCCGGCGGGGCGGAACCGCCCGCCGGGCCGCCGCGCCACGAGATCGCCCGCCTGGTCACGGAGGCGTGGCGGGAGGCGCTGGGCAGCGACGCCTTCGGCCCCGACGACAACTTCTTCGACGTCGGCGGCCACTCGCTGCTGGTGCTGCAGGTGCACGAGCGGCTGCGTGAGCGGTTCGAGCTGACCGTCACCGACCTGTTCCGGTACCCGACCGTCGCCTCGCTGGCGGCCTACCTGAGCCCGGGCGGCGACACGCCGGCCGAGCCCCAGGCGAAGGCCGCCGCGCCCGCCTCCGGGGCGCTCGCCGTCGTCGGCCTCGCCTGCCGCTTCCCCGGCGCGGACGGGCCCGAGGAGTTCTGGGCGGCGATCCGCGACGGCGTGGAGGCCGTCAGGGACTTCACCGACGAGGAGCTGCTGGCCGACGGCGAGGACCCCGACCGGCTGGCCGACCCCGCCTACGTACGGTCGGGAACGGTCCTCGACGGCATCGACCTGTTCGACGCCACGCTGTTCGACTTCACGCCGCGCGAGGCCGAGATCCTCGACCCGCAGCAGCGGCTGTTCCTGGAGACCGCGTGGGAAGCGCTGGAGGACGCCGGCTGCGACCCGGCCCGCCATCCCGGCCGGATCGGCGTCTTCGCGGGCTCGGCCATGAGCGCCTACCTCATCGAGAACCTGCTGGCCGCGCCCGACGTGCTCCAGGCGGTGGGCGAGTACCAGATCATGCTGAGCAACGACAAGGACTCGCTGCCGACGCGGACGTCGTACAAGCTGGACCTGCGCGGGCCGAGCGTCAGCGTCAACACCGCCTGCTCCACCTCGCTGGTCGCGCTGCACCTGGCCAGGCAGAGCCTGGTCTCCGGCGAGTGCGACCTCGCGCTCGCCGGTGCGGTGCGGGTCAACGCCTGGACCCGGCGCGGCTACCTCTACCGGAGCGGCGGCATCGGCTCGCCGGACGGCCACTGCCGGCCCTTCGACGCCGCCGCGCAGGGCACGATCGGCTCCGGCGGCGTGGGCGTCGTCGTGCTGAAGCGGCTGGAGGACGCCGTCGCCGCCGGCGACGTCATCCACGCCGTGGTACGCGGCTCCGCGGTCAACAACGACGGCACCAGGAAGATCGGCTACACCGCGCCGGCCGTGGACGGCCAGGCCGAGGTCATCGCCGCCGCGCTGGCCTCGGGCGGCGTGGACCCGGCCACCATCGGCTACGTCGAGGCGCACGGCACCGGCACCGCGCTCGGCGACCCGATCGAGGTCGCGGCGCTCACCCAGGTCTTCGGCGGAACCGGCCGGCCGATCGCGCTCGGCTCGGTCAAGTCCAACATCGGCCACGCCGACGCCGCCGCCGGCATGGCCGGGCTGATCAAGACGGTCATGGCGCTCAAGCACCGGACACTGCCGCCCAGCGCCACCTTCGCCACCCCCAACCCGCGCATCGACTTCGGCCCGTTCTACGTCCCGACCGAAGGGGCCGAGTGGCAGCGGGGCCCGGGGCCGCGCCGGGCGGGCGTGAGCTCGTTCGGGATGGGCGGCACCAACGCGCACGTGGTGCTGGAGGAGGCGCCCCCGGCGCGGCCCGCGCAGCCCGCGCCGGGACCGCACCTGCTCCCGCTGTCGGCGGCCACCGGCACGGCGCTGACGGCGGCGGCCGACAGGCTGCGCGCCCACCTGCGCGCCCGTCCCGGCCTGGAGCTCGGCGACGTGGCCGCCACCCTGCGGCACGGCCGCCGCCAGCTCCGCCACCGCGGCTTCCTCGTCGCCGAGGACCGCGCGGCCGCGCTGGACGCCGAGCTGGTCACCGGCGAGGCCCGGCCGCGCGACGTCGCCTTCGTCTTCCCCGGCCAGGGCGCGCAGCGGCGCGGGATGGGCGGCGGGCTCTACCGGTCCGAGCGGGCCTTCCGCGAGGCGGTGGACGAGTGCGCCCGCCTGCTGGAGCCGTACCTCGGCCTCGACCTGCGCCAGGCCCTGTACGGCGAGACCGGCGACCTCGACGAGACCTGGCTCACCCAGCCCGCGCTGTTCGTCACCGAGTACGCGCTGGCCCGCACCCTCATCGCGCGCGGCGCCCGCCCGGCGATGATGGCCGGGCACAGCATCGGCGAGTACGTCGCCGCGTGCCTGTCCGGGGTCCTCTCCCTGCCGGACGCGCTGCGCCTGGTGGCCGCCCGCGGCCGGCTCGTGCAGAGCCTGCCGCCCGGCGCGATGCTGGCGGTGCCGCTGCCGGAGTCCGAGGTGGGCGGCCTGCTCGACCTCGGCGTCTCGCTGGCCGCGGTCAACGCCCCCGAGTCGTGCGTGCTGGCCGGGCCGGCGGAGGCGGTCGAGGAGGCCGGGCGGCTGCTCGCCGGGCGCGGCGTCACCGGGCGGGTCCTGCGCACCTCGCACGCCTTCCACTCGGCGATGCTGGACCCGGTGCTGGACGCCTTCGCTGCCGAGGTCGCCGCGGTGCGGCTGAACGCGCCCGGGGTGCCGTACCTGTCGAACGTCACGGGCGGCTGGGTGAGCGCCGCCGAGGCCACCGACCCCGGCTACTGGGTGCGCCATCTACGGGAGACCGTGCGTTTCGCCGACTGCGCCGCCGCCCTGGTGGAGGCGGACGCGGCGGTGGTGGAGGCCGGGCCGGGGCGTACCCTCGCGACGCTGCTGCGCCGCCAGGGCGGGCGGGTGGCGCTGGCCCCGTTCGCCCGGCCTGAGGCGGGGCAGGCCGCGCTGCTGGACGGCGTCGGCCGGCTGTGGACGGCCGGCGCGGAGATCGACTGGGCGGCGTTCGGGCCGGCCGGGCGGCGGGCGGCGCTGCCCGGCTACCCGTTCGAGCGCCGGCGCTACTGGATCGCCCCCCGCACCCGCCGCCACGCGGCCGGGCGAGGGGAAGGGGAAGCGGCCCCGACGACCAGGCAGGAGATCGCGGCGGGCGCCCTGCCGGGTGCCGTGGCCGGTGCCCTGCCCAGTGCCGTGGCCGAGGGTGGGCCGGTGGCGGGGGCGGATCCGGTGGCCGCGGCATGGCAGGACGTGCTGGGTCTCGCGCCCGCCGGGCCGGACGACGACTTCTTCGAGCTGGGCGGCGACTCCCTGGTGGCCACCCAGCTCGCCGCCCGCCTCGGCGTGCCGATCGAGGCGGTCTTCGAGCACCCCACGCTCGGCGGCCAGCGGGCGCTGGTCGCGTCCGGGCGGCAGGCGGCGATCCCGGTCGCGCGGGAGCCTGGGCCCGCGCCGGTCTCGTTCGTGCAGCGGCGCATGTGGTTCATCGACCAGGTGCACGGCTCGGCCGCGTACGCGGTCGCCACGGCCCTCGACCTGCGCGGCGACCTGGACGTGACCCGGCTGCGCGGCGCGCTGCGCGAGCTGGTCAGGCGGCACGAGTCGCTGCGGACCGTCTTCGAGGCCCCCGACGGGGAGCCGGTGCAGGTGGTGCTCCCCGCCGGGGACGTGCCGCTGCCGGTCGAGGAGTGCGCCGAGATCGAGCCCGCACTGCGGGCCGCCGCCGCCGAGCCGTTCGACCTGCAGCGCGGGCCGCTGTTCCGGGCCCGGCTGCTGCGGACGGCGAAGGACCGCCACGTCCTGGCGCTCACCTTCCACCACATCGTCGTGGACGGCTGGAGCATCGCCCTGCTGCGCAGCGAGCTCGCCGCGCTCTACAACGGCGAGCGGCCACCCGAGCCGCGGCTCGGCTACCGCGACTTCGCCCGATGGCAGCGCGAGCAGTCCCCCGACCTCGCCTTCTGGCGGGAACGGCTGCGCGGCGCCCCGCACAGCCTCGACCTGCCGACCGACCGGCCGCGCCCGCCGACGCAGACCTTCGCGGGCGCGGTCGCCACCCACGTGCTGCCCGCCGGCCTGGCGGACGGCCTGCGCAGGCTCGGCCAGGAGCGCGGGGCCACGCTCTACATGACGCTGCTGGCCGGGCTGCACGCCCTGCTGTTCCGCTACAGCGGGCAGGAGGACGTCTGCGTCGGCTCGCCGGCGGCCGGGCGGACCAGGCCCGAGTTCGAGGGCGTCGCAGGCTGCTTCATCAACACCCTCGTCATGCGGGCGCGGATGGACGGCGACCTGCCGTACACGAAGCTGCTGGCGCAGGTCCGCGAGTACGCGCTCGGCGCCTACGCCCACCAGGACGTGCCGTTCGAGCAGCTCGTGGAGAAGCTGAACCCGCCGCGCGACCTGTCCAGGAACCCGCTGTTCCAGGTGCTGTTCAACCTGCTCAACCTGCCGAGGAGCGACCTGCGCATGGACGGTCTCGAGGCGGCCGAGCTGGCCGTCGAGACCGGCACCGCCCAGGTGGACCTCGTGCTCTACGTCTACGAGCGGGACGACGAGCTGCTGTGCCGGCTGGAGTACAACACCGCGCTGTACGACGCCGGCACCGCGGAACGCCTGCTGCGGCACTACGAGACCCTGCTGTCGTCGGTCGTCGCGGCGCCCGACGCCCCGCTGTCCGGCCTCGCCCTGCTCACCGGCGAGGAGCTGGCCGAGCAGCTCGGCGGCGACGACGCCGAGGTGCCGGACGTGTGCATCCACGAGCTGGTGGAGGCCCAGGCCGACCGTACGCCCGACGCGGTGGCCGTCGTCTTCGAGGGCGTGGCGCTGACGTACCGGGAGCTGGAGGAGCGGGCCAACCGGACCGCGTGGCGGCTGCGGGCGGCGGGGGCGGGGCCGGAGACGCTGGTGGGCGTGGCGCTGGAGCGCTCGGCCACGATGCTGGTCACCCTGCTCGGCGTGCTCAAGGCGGGCGCCGCGTACGTGCCGCTCGACCCGATGTACCCCCAGGAGCGCCAGGACTACATCCTCGACCACTCCGGCATCGGCGTGCTGGTCACCGAGCGGGAGCTGGCCGGGCGCTACACCGGGTTCCGCGGCGAGCTGGTCCTCGCCGACGACGGCTTCCCCGGCGAGAGCGCCGACCGGCCGCCGGCGCTCGCCCGGCGCGAGAACGCCTGCTACGTCCTCTACACCTCCGGCTCCACCGGCCGGCCGAAGGGCGTGCGGGTCCAGCACTCCTCGGTGGTGAACTTCCTGCTGTCGATGGGCCGCGAGCCCGGCCTGAGCGCCGCGGACACGCTGCTCGCCGTCACCACGTTCGCCTTCGACATCTCGGTGCTGGAGCTGTTCCTGCCGCTCAGCGTGGGCGGGCGGGTGCTGATCGCGGGCCGCGAGGCCGCCTACGACCCGGCGCGGCTGGCCGCCCTGCTGGAGGAGGCCACGGTCATGCAGGCCACCCCGGCCACCTGGCGGCTGCTGCTGTCGGCGGGCTGGCCGGGCAGCCCAGGGCTGAAGGCGCTGTGCGGCGGCGAGGCGCTGCCCCCCGACCTGGCGGCCGACCTGCGCGGCCGGGTCGGCGAGCTGTGGAACATGTACGGCCCCACCGAGACCACCATCTGGTCCACCCTCACCCGGGTGGACGACGGGCCGATCACGATCGGCCACCCGATCGCCAACACCCGCGTCCACCTGCTCGACGCCGCGATGCAGCTCGTGCCGGCGGGCGTCGTCGGCGAGCTGTACATCGGCGGGTCCGGCCTGGCCCGCGACTACCTGCACCAGCCGGAGCTGACCGCCGAGCGCTTCGTGCGCGACCCCTTCGGCCCGCCCGGCGCGCGGCTCTACCGGACCGGCGACCTGGCGAGGCGGCGGGCCGACGGCTCGATCGAGTTCCTCGGCCGGGCCGACGGGCAGGTCAAGGTCCGCGGCTACCGGATCGAGCTGGGCGAGATCGAGTCGCTGCTGCTGGCCCATCCGGCGGTGCGCGAGGCGGCCGTGGTGGTGCGCGGCGCGGACGAGGACAAGAGCATCGCCGCCTACCTGGCGGCCGACGGCGAGCACGACTGGCGCGAGCACCTGCGGCGCAAGCTGCCCGACTACATGATCCCGTCGGCGTTCGTGCTGCTGGACGCGCTGCCGCTCACCCCCAACGGCAAGGTGGACCGCAAGGCGCTGCCCGAGCCGGTGGGCCGGGTGCGGCCCGAGGGCGCCGCGCCGCGCACGCCGGTGGAGGCCAGGCTGGCCGAGCTGTGGTCGGCGGTGCTGGGCGTGGCGCGGATCGGCATCGACGACGACTTCTTCGCGCTCGGCGGCGACTCCTTCAAGGCCGTGCGGGCGGTGCGGGAGTCGGGGATCAGGGCGGGCGTGCTCGACCTGTTCAAGAACCCGACGATCCGGGCGTTCGCCGCGCTCGACGGGGGCGACGGGGCGTCCGGGGGCGGCGGGCTGCTGCACGAGCTGACGCCGCCGCGGGTTGCGGCCACGCTGACGCTGGTCGCGGTGCCGTTCGCGGGCGGGGGCGCGATCACGTACCAGCCGCTGGCCGCGGCGATGCCGGAGCACGTGACGATGCTCGCGCTGGAGCCGCCCGGCCACGACACCGGCAACCCCGGCGAGCCGCTGCTGCCCTTCCACGAGCTGGTCGAGGGCTGCGTCAAGGAGATCAAGGAGCGGGTCGAGGGGCCGGTCGCCCTCTACGGGCACTGCATGGGCGGCGCGCTCACCGTCGCGCTGGCGCGGCGGCTGGAGGAGGAGGGCGCCGACCTTGTCAAGGTGTTCATCGGCGGCCACTTCCCCGCGCCCCGCCTGCCCGGCCGGGCCTTCGCGTGGGCGCGGCGGGTCTTCCCGATGGAGCGGTGGACGTCCAAACGGCGGGCGCTGGAGTTCCTGCGGGCCATGGGGTTCTTCACCGAGGCGCTGGACCGGCGCGAGCGCGACTTCCTCATGGGCGTCTTCCTGCACGACACGCAGGAGGGCGAGGACTACTACACCGAGCTGTACCAGGAGCCGGTCGAGAAGCTGCGGGCGCCGCTGGTGTGCGTCGTCGGCGCGAACGACCGGGCCACCGAGCTGTTCGAGGAACGTTTCCGCGAATGGGAGGTGTTCTCCGGGGCCGTGTCACTGGAGGTCATCCCCGAGGCCGGGCACTACTTCCAGAAGCACCAGGCCGCCGAGCTGGCCACGATCATCGACGGGCACGTCACCGGCGGCGGCGACGGGGACGGCGAGCGGCCGGCGCCCGTCCCGCTCCCGCCGCCGCCCCGCGGGGAGCCGAGTCTCAGGACGTTCTTCGCGGTGGCGACGGGCCAGCTCGTGTCGCTGATCGGCACCGGGCTGACCACGTTCGGCCTGGGGCTGTGGGTCTACCAGCAGACCCGGTCGATCTCGATGTTCGCCATCGTGTCGGTCATGGCGCTGCTGCCCGCGGTCGTGCTGGCGCCCATCGCCGGCGCCGTGGCCGACCGGTGGAACCGCAGGACCGTCATGATCGTCGCGGACTCGGCGGCGGGCTGCGGCACCGTAGCGCTGGCCACGCTGCTGTGGAGCGGATCGCTGCAGCTGTGGCACGTGTACGTCATCGTCGCCGTCGGAGCGGTCGCGACCGCCTTCCACCAGCCCGCGTACATGGCGGCCGTGGCCCAGCTCGTGCCGAAACGGTACTACGGCCGGGCCAACGGCCTGGCCCAGCTCGGCCAGGCGGCCGGGACCGTGCTGGCGCCGCTGCTCGGCGGCGCGCTCGTCGCCGTGCTCGGGCTGAAGGGCATCGTGGTGATCGACCTGACCACCTTCACCTTCGCGGTGGTCGTGACCCTGTCGGTGCGCTTCCCCGACGCGCTGTTCAAGAAGCGGGAGGAACCGTTCTGGCGGGAGGTGACGGGCGGCTGGCGCTACATCACCCGCAGGCGCGGGCTGCTGGCCATCATCCTGTTCACCTCGTTCCTGAACCTGCCGTTCGCCATGGTCGAGGTGCTGGCCACGCCGCTGCTGCTGAGCCTCACCGACACGCGCGGGCTGGGCGTCGCGCTGTCGATGACCGGCATCGGCCTGGTGACGGGCAGCGTCGTCATGACGGTGACCGGCGGGCTGGCGCGCCGCACCCACGGCATCCTGGCCAGCTTCGTGGGGCTGGGCGCGGCCTTCGCGCTCATCGGCGTCGCGCCGCACCCGGCGCTGCCGGGGGCCGGGCTGTTCCTCGTCGGGCTGCTCACGGCGCTGCTGAACGCGCACTGGTTCTCGATCGTGCAGCAGAAGGTCGGCCTCGACCTCCAGGGCCGGGTCATCGCCACCAACCTGATGCTGAGCTGGGCGCTGGTCCCCGCCGGGTTCCTGCTGGCCGGGCCGCTGGTCGAGCACGTCTTCAACCCCGTGGCGGGCGCGGCGCAGGGGCGCGGCATCGGCCTGCTCATGCTCGTCGCGGGCGCGGTGACCGTGCTGATCGGGCTCGCGGCCTTCCGCTACCGGCCGGTCCGGCGGCTGGAGGACGACCTGCCGGACGCGATCCCGGACGGCGTGGTCGTGGCCGACAAGGACCTGATCCAGCGGCAGGCGGACAGCCGGCTCGCCGGGTGA